From a single Acidimicrobiales bacterium genomic region:
- a CDS encoding type II secretion system F family protein: MTSPPLVWAAVLACLAVAAVVPIWSIPRDRGDLGVTRASPSTRRRAAPLRVVGAALRRLARLPDNPAASRFVGRVAAAVALVAWLGSPLLAVLVVWGVVGWRVWRRRARRQRAVWEAVDCLPDLVDLLRVAVSAGCTPSTAFDALAPRLSGPAAPAVAAVCAAHHRGQSLAEAVGLLNAHLGEPARPLAAGVARALRDGTPLLSTLDRLSAEARAARRRHVEVRARRLPVALLFPLVLCTLPAFALLTVVPLLLTSVQSLHV, translated from the coding sequence ATGACCTCGCCCCCGCTCGTGTGGGCCGCGGTGCTGGCGTGCCTCGCCGTCGCGGCGGTGGTGCCCATCTGGTCGATCCCCCGCGACCGCGGCGATCTGGGCGTGACGCGGGCGTCGCCGTCGACCCGCCGCCGGGCGGCGCCGTTGCGGGTCGTTGGCGCTGCTCTCCGGCGCCTCGCCCGGTTGCCCGACAACCCGGCCGCCTCCCGGTTCGTCGGTCGGGTCGCGGCCGCCGTGGCGCTGGTGGCCTGGTTGGGGTCACCGCTGCTCGCGGTGCTGGTCGTGTGGGGCGTCGTGGGGTGGCGCGTGTGGCGCCGGCGGGCTCGACGTCAGCGCGCGGTGTGGGAAGCCGTCGATTGCCTCCCTGACCTCGTCGACCTCCTGCGTGTGGCGGTGTCGGCGGGGTGCACCCCGTCGACGGCGTTCGATGCGCTGGCTCCGCGGCTCAGCGGCCCGGCAGCGCCTGCCGTGGCCGCAGTCTGTGCCGCGCACCATCGCGGGCAGTCGTTGGCCGAGGCGGTCGGGCTGCTCAACGCGCACCTCGGCGAGCCCGCGCGGCCGCTGGCTGCCGGCGTGGCCCGAGCGTTGCGCGATGGCACGCCGCTGCTGTCCACTCTCGACCGCCTGTCGGCGGAGGCACGTGCGGCCCGCCGTCGCCACGTCGAGGTTCGTGCGCGGCGGCTTCCCGTCGCGCTGCTGTTCCCCCTCGTGCTGTGCACGCTCCCCGCCTTCGCCCTCCTCACCGTCGTCCCGTTGCTGCTCACCTCGGTGCAATCGCTGCACGTGTGA
- a CDS encoding acyl-CoA dehydrogenase family protein, producing the protein MDFAFSQRCNELRESLLAFMDQQVYPAESVYAEQMQASGDPHHHPQIIEDLKAEARQRGLWNLFLPHKTEWTDGLSNLDYAPLAEILGRSPIASEACNCAAPDTGNMEILTMFGTDEQKEQWLQPLLNGEIRSAFAMTEPAVASSDATNIECSIARDGDDYVINGRKWFISGAMSQHCRVLILMGKTDPDAPRHLQQSMVLVPIDTPGVDVLRNMTVFGYSDREGHCEITFTDVRVPVTNVLGEEGGGFAIAQARLGPGRIHHAMRSVGAAERALEIMCRRVTNRVAFGKPLAEQGVIQEWVADSRIEIEQARLLTLKAAWLMDTVGNKGAATEISAIKVVAPNMALRIVDRAIQAHGAGGVSQDFPLAQMWAGQRSLRLADGPDEVHRRQVARRELGKYRA; encoded by the coding sequence ATGGACTTCGCCTTCAGTCAACGCTGCAACGAACTTCGCGAGTCACTCCTCGCCTTCATGGACCAACAGGTCTACCCGGCCGAGTCGGTGTACGCCGAGCAGATGCAAGCGTCAGGTGATCCGCATCACCACCCTCAGATCATCGAGGACTTGAAGGCCGAGGCTCGCCAGCGTGGGCTGTGGAACCTGTTCCTGCCCCACAAGACCGAGTGGACCGACGGCTTGTCGAACCTCGACTACGCACCGCTCGCGGAGATCCTCGGCCGGTCCCCCATCGCGTCGGAAGCATGCAACTGCGCCGCGCCGGACACCGGGAACATGGAGATCCTGACCATGTTCGGGACGGACGAGCAGAAAGAACAGTGGCTCCAGCCCCTGCTCAACGGCGAGATCCGATCGGCGTTCGCCATGACCGAGCCCGCGGTCGCGTCCAGCGACGCGACCAACATCGAGTGCTCGATCGCCCGAGACGGCGACGACTACGTCATCAACGGCCGGAAGTGGTTCATCTCCGGTGCCATGAGCCAGCACTGCCGGGTGCTGATCCTGATGGGCAAGACCGATCCCGACGCGCCGCGCCACCTCCAGCAGTCGATGGTGCTGGTGCCGATCGACACGCCGGGCGTCGACGTGCTGCGCAACATGACGGTGTTCGGCTACAGCGACCGCGAGGGCCACTGCGAGATCACGTTCACCGACGTCCGGGTGCCCGTCACCAACGTGCTCGGCGAGGAAGGCGGCGGCTTCGCGATCGCCCAGGCCCGGCTCGGCCCCGGACGGATCCATCACGCCATGCGGTCCGTCGGCGCGGCGGAGCGGGCGCTGGAGATCATGTGTCGGCGGGTCACGAACCGCGTGGCGTTCGGCAAGCCGCTCGCCGAGCAAGGCGTGATCCAAGAGTGGGTCGCCGACTCGCGCATCGAGATCGAGCAGGCCCGGCTGCTCACCCTCAAGGCCGCGTGGCTGATGGACACGGTCGGCAACAAGGGCGCGGCGACCGAGATCTCCGCGATCAAGGTCGTCGCGCCCAACATGGCGTTGCGGATCGTCGATCGGGCGATCCAGGCGCACGGCGCCGGCGGGGTCAGCCAGGACTTCCCGCTCGCGCAGATGTGGGCCGGCCAGCGTTCGCTCCGCCTCGCCGACGGACCCGACGAGGTCCACCGCCGCCAAGTCGCCCGCCGCGAGCTCGGCAAGTACCGCGCTTGA
- the arfB gene encoding alternative ribosome rescue aminoacyl-tRNA hydrolase ArfB — protein sequence MADDREVLRVNRGCVIPLSEIELRFTPSGGPGGQHASRSNTRVEARFDIASSPSLGSWQRGRLLGRLGPEVRVVADDERSQLRNRELALARLGSRLAAALHVERPRVATRPTRASQRRRVETKRAMGDRKRARGRRWSPDD from the coding sequence ATGGCTGACGACCGCGAGGTGCTGCGGGTCAACCGCGGGTGCGTGATCCCGCTGAGCGAGATCGAGTTGCGGTTCACGCCGAGCGGGGGCCCGGGTGGCCAGCACGCCAGTCGCTCGAACACGAGGGTCGAAGCCCGGTTCGACATCGCCAGCTCCCCGTCGCTCGGCTCGTGGCAGCGTGGCCGGCTGCTCGGCCGCCTGGGCCCCGAGGTTCGGGTCGTCGCCGACGACGAGCGGAGCCAGCTGCGCAACCGCGAGCTCGCGCTGGCCCGCCTGGGCAGTCGTCTGGCGGCGGCACTGCACGTCGAGCGACCCCGCGTGGCCACGCGCCCGACGAGGGCATCGCAGCGCCGACGGGTGGAGACCAAGCGCGCGATGGGCGATCGCAAGCGGGCGCGAGGCCGGCGCTGGTCACCTGACGACTGA
- a CDS encoding DUF4244 domain-containing protein produces the protein MSTNPITRLHDAVVLAATHVWLSLAAADPSDADRAEGVDRGQATTEYALVLLAAASIALVLVAWATKGGKLTRLFDAVVDQLIGKAK, from the coding sequence ATGTCCACCAACCCCATCACACGCCTGCACGACGCCGTGGTCCTGGCCGCGACCCACGTGTGGCTGTCGCTCGCCGCCGCCGATCCGTCCGACGCCGATCGCGCCGAGGGGGTCGACCGTGGCCAGGCCACCACCGAGTACGCGCTCGTCCTGCTTGCCGCGGCGTCGATCGCCCTGGTGCTCGTGGCCTGGGCCACCAAGGGCGGCAAGTTGACCCGGTTGTTCGACGCTGTCGTCGACCAGCTGATCGGCAAAGCGAAGTGA
- a CDS encoding STAS domain-containing protein translates to MELGLDVTHRDGWAVLAVSGEVDVATAPGLRERLVGLVSEGHHQIVVDLEAVEFLDSTGLGVLVGALKRVRTQGGELALVCTQQRVLKVFEITGLTQVFPIHPSVDEAVTGR, encoded by the coding sequence ATGGAACTCGGTCTCGACGTCACCCACCGAGACGGCTGGGCCGTGCTGGCGGTGTCCGGTGAGGTCGACGTGGCCACCGCTCCAGGTCTCCGGGAGCGGCTCGTGGGGCTGGTGAGCGAGGGTCACCACCAGATCGTGGTCGATCTCGAAGCCGTTGAGTTCCTCGATTCGACCGGGCTGGGCGTGTTGGTCGGTGCGCTCAAGCGGGTGCGCACGCAGGGCGGCGAGCTCGCCCTCGTCTGCACGCAGCAACGTGTCCTGAAAGTGTTCGAGATCACCGGGCTGACGCAGGTGTTTCCGATCCATCCCTCGGTCGACGAGGCCGTGACCGGGCGCTAA
- the nhaA gene encoding Na+/H+ antiporter NhaA → MASRCPRRLTTRTRAGRRAALRDFLRVEAVGGCLLLVATVAALVWANSPVRDSYGTWWLGHHTASIGPWSITISPVHVVNDGFMVLFFFVIGLELKREWVVGELRDRRAAVLPAVAALGGMVVPALLYVLVNHGGDGAHGWGIPMATDIAFAFGVVTLLGSRVPASLKVFLLTLAIVDDVGAIVVIAIWYSSSLHWAWVGGALVALVAVGLLRRRRVTTGLPYILLGIVAWYATWRSGVHPTIAGVALGLLVPVRASSHAPAHPVTPDASSLEDRLHPWTSLVVVPLFALANAGVDLSGGFHGPGGDVLLGVGLGLLVGKPLGIVGATWLGVRLGLADAPREARWSQVLGVSLLAAIGFTMSLFVTGLAFDGSAAAHLSDRAVVGILLASTVAALVGSALLTRANRRAVST, encoded by the coding sequence ATGGCTTCCCGCTGCCCCCGACGTCTGACCACCCGCACCCGCGCCGGGCGCCGCGCAGCCCTCCGCGACTTCCTTCGGGTGGAGGCGGTCGGGGGCTGCCTGTTGCTGGTGGCCACCGTCGCCGCGCTGGTCTGGGCGAACTCGCCGGTGCGGGACTCGTACGGCACCTGGTGGCTCGGACATCACACCGCCTCGATCGGGCCCTGGTCGATCACGATCTCGCCGGTCCACGTCGTGAACGACGGCTTCATGGTGTTGTTCTTCTTCGTCATCGGACTCGAGCTCAAGCGCGAATGGGTGGTCGGCGAGCTGCGGGACCGGCGCGCTGCCGTGCTGCCCGCGGTGGCGGCGCTCGGCGGGATGGTCGTTCCGGCCTTGCTGTACGTGCTGGTGAACCACGGCGGCGATGGTGCGCACGGGTGGGGGATCCCGATGGCAACCGACATCGCGTTCGCGTTCGGCGTCGTCACGCTGCTCGGGTCGCGCGTGCCCGCCAGCCTCAAGGTGTTCCTGCTCACGCTTGCGATCGTCGACGACGTCGGGGCGATCGTCGTGATCGCGATCTGGTACTCGTCATCGCTGCACTGGGCATGGGTCGGCGGCGCACTCGTCGCGCTCGTGGCGGTCGGTTTGCTGCGAAGGCGCCGGGTCACGACCGGGCTGCCTTACATCTTGTTGGGCATCGTGGCCTGGTACGCCACGTGGCGCTCAGGTGTCCACCCGACGATCGCAGGGGTGGCGCTCGGTCTGCTGGTGCCGGTGAGGGCGTCGTCGCACGCTCCGGCGCACCCCGTCACGCCCGACGCGTCGTCGCTGGAAGACCGGTTGCACCCGTGGACGAGCCTCGTCGTCGTACCGCTGTTCGCGCTCGCCAACGCCGGGGTGGACCTCAGCGGGGGCTTCCACGGTCCGGGGGGCGACGTGCTGCTCGGCGTCGGCCTCGGCCTCCTCGTCGGCAAGCCGCTGGGCATCGTCGGCGCGACGTGGCTCGGAGTCCGACTGGGCTTGGCCGACGCACCGCGTGAAGCCCGGTGGTCGCAGGTTCTGGGCGTGTCGCTGCTCGCGGCGATCGGCTTCACCATGTCGCTGTTCGTGACCGGGCTCGCCTTCGACGGCTCGGCGGCCGCGCACTTGTCGGACCGCGCAGTGGTCGGGATCTTGTTGGCCTCGACGGTCGCCGCGCTCGTCGGCAGCGCCCTGCTGACCCGCGCCAACCGTCGTGCTGTGAGCACTTGA
- a CDS encoding class E sortase — MTATMLLSLVALVVIALVGWSQLRVLRGWQRRSRRGAALERLMSGGLDVGGVAGAAEGSPASARVVAHNPLDRLALWVRHNRAAKRGMTALVGLLVLIAIGIIAYPLLTDLYTNRLQQHLRNELNSAQLQQDYRNHAVKVGDALTRIKIPTIGVDVVVVEGTTTSALRAGAGHYVQTPLPCLTGNVGIAGHRTTYGKPFHDLQKLHQGDTIVLETPIGQCTYHVNKAPFSVRPSDTSVLNTDPAHPSTLTLTTCDPPGSAARRLIVQATLDPKLNKQRVS; from the coding sequence ATGACCGCCACGATGCTCCTGTCTCTGGTCGCGCTGGTCGTCATCGCCCTCGTGGGCTGGAGCCAGCTGCGCGTCCTGCGCGGGTGGCAACGGCGCTCTCGGCGCGGTGCCGCCCTCGAACGACTCATGTCTGGCGGGTTGGACGTTGGCGGCGTGGCTGGCGCAGCGGAGGGTTCACCGGCCAGCGCCCGAGTCGTGGCCCACAACCCGCTCGACCGCCTGGCGCTGTGGGTCCGTCACAACCGGGCAGCGAAGCGGGGCATGACGGCGCTGGTGGGGCTGTTGGTCCTCATCGCGATCGGGATCATCGCGTATCCGCTGCTCACCGATTTGTACACGAACCGGCTGCAGCAGCACCTGCGCAACGAGCTGAACAGCGCGCAGCTCCAGCAGGACTATCGCAACCACGCGGTGAAGGTGGGCGACGCCCTCACCCGGATCAAGATCCCCACCATCGGTGTCGACGTGGTGGTGGTCGAAGGCACGACCACCAGCGCGCTACGTGCCGGCGCCGGCCACTACGTGCAGACCCCGTTGCCGTGCCTGACGGGCAACGTGGGCATCGCGGGCCACCGCACGACCTACGGCAAACCGTTCCACGACCTGCAGAAGCTCCACCAAGGCGACACGATCGTGCTCGAAACCCCCATCGGACAATGCACGTACCACGTGAACAAGGCCCCGTTCTCGGTGCGGCCCTCGGACACGTCGGTGCTCAACACCGACCCTGCCCACCCCTCGACGCTCACCTTGACCACCTGTGATCCACCGGGGTCCGCGGCGCGGCGCCTGATCGTCCAGGCCACGCTCGACCCCAAGCTCAACAAGCAGCGGGTGTCGTGA
- a CDS encoding ATP-binding protein gives MPGVVELEIPSRPDYLAVARLVVTASAATEDSFDDDRLADLRLVVSEVCTNAMEANWVAAGVRPPLAADDPAWADVSTVWLRCIAEPGRVEVYVADHGRGFDPDSLGVHPPVTDPARLDYERGLGIPLIRILADEVDFITTPSGTLVHVVLDAD, from the coding sequence ATGCCGGGGGTCGTCGAGCTGGAGATCCCGTCCCGCCCGGACTATCTGGCGGTCGCGCGCCTCGTCGTCACTGCGTCGGCTGCGACCGAGGACTCCTTCGACGACGACCGTCTCGCTGATCTACGCCTGGTCGTCTCCGAGGTGTGCACCAACGCGATGGAGGCGAACTGGGTTGCCGCGGGTGTGCGCCCACCACTGGCAGCTGACGACCCCGCCTGGGCCGACGTGTCGACGGTCTGGCTGCGCTGCATCGCCGAGCCGGGCCGCGTCGAGGTCTACGTCGCTGACCACGGCCGCGGTTTCGATCCCGACTCGCTCGGCGTGCACCCGCCGGTCACCGATCCGGCACGCCTCGACTACGAGCGCGGGCTCGGCATCCCGCTGATCCGAATTCTCGCCGACGAGGTCGACTTCATCACGACTCCCTCGGGCACCCTCGTCCACGTCGTGCTCGACGCCGACTGA
- a CDS encoding DEAD/DEAH box helicase, protein MSVAAPVDQFDDLLAVVMTRMLEEFAPTQPDPFDLGAADRIGDRNEALGAASIGGLVHLERMPARDAKLAALSTPLPAAVTERLGVADLWSHQVEAIDLARRGHHVAIATGTASGKSLVYQALVGAMVSDDHNLAKGTALLLHPTKALAHDQLRALTELGFPGVVAAAYDGDCTPQERVWVRRQANAVLTNPDMLHAGILPQHARWATFLRNLRYVVVDELHVLRGIFGSHVAHVLRRLRRLCAHYGSTPTFVFTSATIGDPGGLASALCGLPVDAVTADGSPRGERVFALWNPPLLDPHTGARASTNGQAARLVAELVHRGHRTIAFTRSRKGTELLAADVRRRVPHESVDLVRPYRAGYLASERRQIEAELFGGTLRGVIATTALELGIDVGGLDACILTGFPGTIASMWQQAGRAGREGQPSLAVLVAGNDQLDQYLIAHPDEVFTRPPEPAVVNASNPYVLDPHLACAAYELPLTPADAEWWHTDLEEAMARMVAGGQLRVRRGGVGAVPPAPGRPPVRAIWSGGAPPASTVGLRSGSAIDYRIALADGTMVGTVDEARAFETVHPGAVYLHRGATYRVADLDLLDHTAVVQPTDGGESTQARIDTEVHIIEQRCSRHVGRAVLAMGEVQVRSQVVGYQRRDTFSGEILGNEVLDLPPTTLVTRAFWYTVDQVVVGEAGIAAAALPGSLHAVEHAAIGVLPLFAICDRWDVGGVSTAGLADTGLPTIVIYDGYSGGAGIADLGYDAADRHLAATLDVLAACPCRDGCPSCVQSPKCGNGNEPLDKVGAIRLLTTILDRG, encoded by the coding sequence ATGTCCGTCGCCGCTCCCGTCGACCAGTTCGACGATCTGCTCGCCGTCGTGATGACGCGCATGCTCGAGGAGTTCGCGCCGACGCAGCCAGACCCGTTCGACCTCGGCGCGGCGGATCGCATCGGTGACCGCAACGAGGCGCTCGGGGCCGCCAGCATCGGAGGACTCGTCCACCTCGAGCGGATGCCCGCCCGCGACGCCAAGCTCGCGGCGCTGTCCACCCCGCTGCCCGCCGCGGTGACCGAACGCCTCGGCGTCGCCGACCTCTGGTCCCACCAGGTCGAAGCCATCGACCTGGCCCGGCGAGGCCACCACGTCGCGATCGCGACCGGCACCGCCTCGGGGAAATCGCTCGTCTACCAGGCGCTGGTCGGCGCGATGGTCAGCGACGACCACAACCTCGCCAAGGGCACCGCGCTGCTGCTGCATCCCACCAAGGCGCTCGCGCACGACCAGCTTCGCGCCCTCACCGAGCTCGGCTTCCCGGGCGTCGTGGCAGCCGCCTACGACGGCGATTGCACACCGCAGGAGCGGGTCTGGGTGCGACGCCAGGCCAACGCCGTGCTCACCAACCCCGACATGCTCCACGCCGGGATCCTCCCGCAGCACGCCCGCTGGGCCACGTTCTTGCGCAACCTGCGCTACGTCGTGGTCGACGAGCTCCACGTGCTGCGCGGCATCTTCGGCAGCCACGTCGCGCACGTCCTGCGCCGCTTGCGCCGCTTGTGCGCGCACTACGGATCCACGCCGACGTTCGTGTTCACCTCCGCCACCATCGGCGACCCGGGAGGGCTGGCCTCCGCGTTGTGCGGGTTGCCGGTCGACGCCGTCACGGCCGACGGCTCGCCCCGCGGCGAGCGCGTCTTCGCGCTGTGGAACCCGCCGCTGCTCGATCCCCACACCGGTGCCCGAGCGTCGACGAACGGGCAGGCCGCCCGGCTCGTGGCGGAGTTGGTGCACCGTGGCCATCGCACGATCGCGTTCACCCGCAGCCGCAAGGGCACCGAGCTGCTGGCGGCCGACGTGCGGCGCCGGGTGCCGCACGAATCGGTCGATCTGGTCCGCCCGTACCGGGCCGGCTACCTCGCCAGCGAGCGGCGCCAGATCGAAGCCGAGCTGTTCGGCGGCACGCTGCGCGGGGTCATCGCCACCACCGCGCTCGAGCTCGGCATCGACGTCGGCGGGCTCGATGCCTGCATCCTCACCGGGTTCCCCGGCACCATCGCGTCGATGTGGCAACAGGCCGGGCGGGCAGGGCGTGAAGGCCAGCCGTCGCTCGCCGTCCTCGTCGCCGGGAACGACCAGCTCGACCAGTACCTCATCGCGCACCCCGACGAGGTGTTCACCCGCCCGCCCGAACCAGCGGTCGTCAACGCATCGAACCCGTACGTGCTCGACCCACACCTCGCCTGCGCGGCATACGAGCTCCCGCTGACACCCGCCGATGCCGAGTGGTGGCACACCGATCTCGAAGAGGCCATGGCCCGAATGGTCGCCGGCGGCCAGCTGAGGGTGCGGCGTGGTGGCGTCGGTGCGGTGCCACCCGCCCCGGGTCGGCCGCCGGTCCGGGCGATCTGGTCAGGCGGCGCCCCGCCGGCCAGCACAGTGGGGCTCCGCAGCGGATCGGCCATCGACTACCGCATCGCCCTGGCCGACGGCACCATGGTCGGCACCGTCGACGAAGCGCGGGCCTTCGAGACGGTGCACCCAGGGGCCGTCTACCTCCACCGCGGTGCCACGTACCGGGTCGCGGATCTCGACCTGCTCGACCACACCGCGGTGGTCCAGCCCACCGACGGCGGTGAGTCCACCCAGGCGCGCATCGACACCGAAGTCCACATCATCGAACAACGCTGCTCCCGCCACGTCGGCCGGGCCGTGCTGGCGATGGGCGAGGTCCAAGTGCGGTCACAAGTGGTGGGCTACCAGCGCCGCGACACGTTCAGCGGCGAGATCCTCGGCAACGAGGTGCTGGACCTGCCGCCCACCACGCTGGTCACCCGCGCGTTCTGGTACACGGTCGACCAGGTCGTGGTGGGTGAGGCCGGGATCGCCGCCGCGGCGCTGCCGGGCTCCCTGCACGCGGTGGAGCACGCGGCCATCGGGGTGCTGCCGCTGTTCGCCATCTGCGACCGGTGGGACGTGGGCGGCGTGTCCACCGCCGGGCTGGCCGACACCGGCCTGCCCACGATCGTGATCTACGACGGCTACTCCGGCGGCGCGGGCATCGCCGACCTGGGCTACGACGCCGCCGACCGCCACCTCGCCGCAACGCTCGACGTGCTCGCAGCGTGCCCGTGCCGGGACGGTTGCCCGTCGTGCGTGCAGTCGCCGAAGTGCGGCAACGGCAACGAACCGCTCGACAAGGTGGGCGCCATCCGGCTGCTCACGACGATCCTCGACCGCGGCTGA
- a CDS encoding TadE family type IV pilus minor pilin codes for MTWRVRFRVVRRGSERGQATVELALLLPVVVVLVLFIVQVAMVVRAQVLAIECARDAARAAAVDPRPDAARTAAATPGLEPGRLRVEVGRRSGGRLVHVTVSYEMPTDVSLIGPLLPDVTVHAQAVMRVEATASPISSASDSGEAGN; via the coding sequence GTGACCTGGCGCGTTCGCTTCCGCGTCGTCCGGCGCGGGAGCGAACGCGGGCAGGCAACGGTCGAGCTTGCACTGCTCCTGCCCGTCGTGGTCGTCCTCGTGCTGTTCATCGTCCAGGTGGCGATGGTCGTGCGCGCCCAGGTCCTCGCGATCGAGTGCGCGCGCGACGCGGCGCGGGCTGCGGCGGTCGACCCCCGGCCCGATGCGGCGCGCACGGCAGCCGCCACCCCTGGGCTCGAACCCGGCCGGTTGCGAGTCGAGGTCGGCCGCCGATCCGGCGGCCGGCTGGTCCACGTGACGGTGTCGTACGAGATGCCGACCGACGTCTCGCTGATCGGGCCCCTGCTCCCCGACGTGACCGTCCACGCGCAGGCCGTGATGCGGGTGGAGGCCACGGCCTCGCCGATCTCGTCAGCTTCCGACTCCGGCGAGGCCGGCAACTGA
- a CDS encoding type II secretion system F family protein, giving the protein MSTQIERALPEVLDDVAGALRSGRSLAEALDQAAPHATGPVATDLLEVVAKVARGAPLSGALDEWAGRRRLPSVDLAVAGLGVAAAVGGSQAAVVADLAASVRDRSAAGDELRAAATQARASAAVLVAAPVGFALFSGVVDPRTLAATVGRPWGLVSILVGLVLDVAGGWWMLRLSGRVR; this is encoded by the coding sequence GTGTCGACCCAGATCGAACGCGCGCTCCCGGAGGTGCTCGACGACGTCGCAGGCGCGTTGCGGTCGGGCCGATCGCTCGCCGAAGCCCTCGACCAGGCCGCCCCGCACGCCACGGGACCCGTCGCAACTGACCTGCTCGAGGTCGTGGCCAAGGTCGCCCGTGGTGCGCCGCTGTCGGGAGCGCTCGACGAGTGGGCGGGCCGGCGCCGGCTGCCTTCGGTCGACCTCGCCGTCGCCGGGCTCGGGGTGGCCGCGGCCGTTGGTGGCTCGCAGGCCGCCGTGGTGGCCGACCTCGCCGCCAGCGTCCGAGACCGCAGTGCCGCCGGCGACGAGCTGCGTGCGGCAGCCACCCAGGCCCGCGCTTCGGCCGCAGTGCTGGTCGCGGCGCCGGTTGGGTTCGCGCTGTTCAGCGGGGTGGTGGATCCGCGGACGCTGGCCGCCACCGTCGGCCGGCCCTGGGGGCTCGTGTCGATTCTGGTCGGCCTGGTCCTCGATGTGGCCGGTGGTTGGTGGATGTTGCGACTGTCAGGCCGCGTGCGATGA